The Janthinobacterium lividum genome has a window encoding:
- the pgsA gene encoding CDP-diacylglycerol--glycerol-3-phosphate 3-phosphatidyltransferase yields MPFNIPILLTWLRVALIPLVVGVFYLPPSMLLHGDQNLVATLVFIVAAVTDWFDGFLARRWNQTSAFGAFLDPVADKLMVAGALLVLVQLDRVNAVLAFIIIGREITISALREWMAQIGASKSVAVSSIGKIKTAAQMTAIPLLLYHDVIFGAIDTHVWGEKLLWIACVLTVWSMFYYLRLAWPLIKEKAGNLH; encoded by the coding sequence ATGCCTTTTAATATTCCCATCCTTTTGACGTGGCTGCGCGTGGCCCTGATACCGCTCGTCGTCGGGGTGTTTTACCTGCCGCCGTCGATGCTGCTGCATGGCGACCAGAATCTGGTTGCCACCCTGGTCTTCATTGTTGCCGCCGTGACCGACTGGTTCGACGGTTTCCTCGCGCGACGCTGGAACCAGACCTCGGCCTTTGGCGCCTTCCTCGACCCGGTAGCGGACAAGCTGATGGTGGCGGGCGCCTTGCTGGTGCTGGTGCAGCTGGACCGTGTGAATGCCGTGCTGGCCTTCATCATCATCGGCCGCGAAATCACGATTTCCGCATTGCGCGAATGGATGGCGCAGATCGGTGCATCGAAATCGGTGGCCGTCAGCTCGATCGGCAAGATCAAGACGGCCGCGCAAATGACGGCCATTCCCTTGCTGCTGTACCACGACGTGATCTTCGGTGCGATCGACACCCACGTGTGGGGCGAGAAGCTGCTGTGGATAGCCTGCGTGCTGACGGTGTGGTCGATGTTCTATTACTTGCGCCTGGCATGGCCTTTGATCAAGGAAAAAGCGGGAAATTTGCACTAA
- a CDS encoding SulP family inorganic anion transporter, whose amino-acid sequence MINTTFRDEWYSNLQKNVLAGLTTSFALVPECIAFALVAQLNPLMGLYGAFIICALTAIFGGRPGMISGAAGSMAVVIVALVAQHGVQYLLATVVLGGILMALFGILRLGKLIRMVPYPVMLGFVNGLAIVIAMAQLEHFRQATAQGEAWLQGMPLYVMGALVALTMAIVYLLPRVTKAVPPALVAILGVGVLSHVLHLPTRTLGDLAHIAGGLPALHFPAVPLDMATLHIIFPYAALMAMVGLLETLLTFNLTDEITETRGQPNRECIALGASNIVSGLFGGMGGCAMIGQTMINLSSGGRSRLSGVTAGVMILLFILFLSPLIERIPLAALVGVMFVVAQQTFAWGSLRVLGKVPLQDALVIVAVTVITVLTDLAMAVLCGIVIAALNFAWQHAREMRADIDDSNPGMRVYLPHGTLFFASTTHFQELFQSASDPARVILDCRHLHMADHSAIAAIESLYERYDKAGKHLQVTHLSARNETLLQRAGVDVSVA is encoded by the coding sequence ATGATCAACACAACTTTTCGGGATGAGTGGTACTCGAACCTGCAAAAAAACGTCCTGGCGGGCTTGACCACCTCCTTCGCCCTGGTGCCCGAATGCATCGCCTTTGCCCTGGTGGCGCAGCTCAATCCCCTGATGGGCCTGTATGGCGCCTTTATCATTTGCGCGTTGACGGCCATCTTTGGCGGGCGCCCCGGCATGATTTCGGGCGCGGCCGGGTCCATGGCCGTCGTCATCGTGGCGCTGGTGGCGCAACATGGCGTGCAGTACCTGCTGGCCACCGTGGTGCTCGGCGGTATTTTGATGGCGCTGTTTGGCATCTTGCGCCTTGGGAAATTGATCCGCATGGTGCCATATCCGGTGATGCTGGGCTTTGTGAATGGCCTGGCCATCGTCATCGCCATGGCCCAGCTGGAACACTTTCGCCAGGCCACCGCGCAAGGCGAAGCATGGCTGCAAGGCATGCCCTTGTATGTGATGGGAGCGCTGGTGGCCCTGACCATGGCCATCGTGTACCTGCTGCCGCGCGTCACGAAGGCCGTGCCGCCGGCGCTGGTGGCTATCTTGGGAGTGGGCGTGCTCAGCCATGTCTTGCACTTGCCCACGCGCACCCTGGGCGACCTCGCGCATATCGCCGGTGGCTTGCCGGCCCTGCATTTCCCTGCCGTGCCGCTGGATATGGCCACCTTGCACATCATCTTCCCGTATGCGGCGCTGATGGCCATGGTGGGTTTGCTGGAAACTTTGCTCACCTTTAATCTCACAGATGAGATAACAGAAACGCGGGGGCAGCCGAACCGCGAATGCATCGCGCTCGGTGCCTCGAACATCGTTTCGGGCCTGTTTGGCGGCATGGGCGGCTGCGCCATGATCGGGCAGACCATGATCAACTTGAGCTCGGGCGGCCGCTCGCGCCTGTCGGGCGTGACGGCCGGCGTGATGATTTTACTGTTCATCCTGTTCCTGTCGCCGCTGATCGAGCGCATCCCGCTGGCTGCCCTGGTGGGCGTGATGTTCGTCGTGGCGCAGCAGACGTTTGCCTGGGGTTCCTTGCGCGTGCTGGGCAAGGTGCCGTTGCAGGATGCGCTGGTGATCGTTGCCGTGACGGTGATCACGGTGTTGACGGACCTGGCGATGGCTGTGCTGTGCGGCATCGTCATCGCCGCCTTGAATTTTGCCTGGCAACATGCGCGCGAAATGCGTGCCGACATCGATGACAGCAACCCTGGCATGCGCGTCTACCTGCCGCACGGCACCCTGTTTTTTGCTTCCACCACGCATTTCCAGGAGCTGTTCCAGTCAGCGTCGGATCCGGCCCGCGTCATCCTCGACTGCCGGCACCTGCACATGGCCGATCACTCGGCCATCGCCGCCATCGAATCCCTGTATGAGCGCTATGACAAGGCCGGCAAGCATCTGCAGGTGACGCATCTGTCCGCCCGCAATGAGACCTTGCTGCAGCGGGCCGGGGTGGACGTGAGCGTGGCGTAA
- a CDS encoding methyl-accepting chemotaxis protein — MKNLNIGSRLGVGFAVVLLLLAALTITALVRMQTASDLTYRLINTSIKNQRMVAEWSKIIELNSVRGVASFEITDPVVRAKIEEDLKVDAERSSKLQDDIVAALLNPAVIEQFKVVRKVRTDYVTTRARAFKMKADGDVAGAKVVFDKEVAPITAAYLAEVKRFAQMQIKAADGVGASIIEAYSGTRIFLITMGVLAVLMGIGFAWWITRSITGPIRAAVKVAETVAAGDLSSVITAQGRDETGQLMHALKTMNDSLVGIVGQVRSGTDTIATASAEIAAGNQDLSSRTEQQASSLEETASSMEELTSTVKQNADNARQANKLAGDAAGIASRGGAVVAEVVATMGEINTSSKKIVDIISVIDGIAFQTNILALNAAVEAARAGEQGRGFAVVATEVRNLAQRSAAAAKEIKGLIDDSVQKVDVGTDLVDKAGKTMEEIVQSIGFVTSIMSEISNASEEQSAGIEQVNQAISEMDQVTQQNAALVEEASAAAEAMQEQASELAQVVSVFRLDANAAATDRFSVKAAQRSAPAAPATPARKASAPALRLPVTRASSKATAPAEGEWEEF; from the coding sequence ATGAAAAACCTGAACATCGGCAGCCGACTTGGCGTCGGCTTTGCTGTCGTATTGCTGTTGCTTGCCGCCTTGACCATCACAGCCCTCGTGCGCATGCAAACGGCCAGCGACCTGACTTACCGCCTCATCAATACCAGCATCAAGAACCAGCGCATGGTGGCCGAATGGTCGAAGATCATTGAACTCAATAGCGTGCGCGGCGTCGCCTCGTTTGAAATCACCGATCCCGTCGTGCGGGCCAAGATCGAGGAAGACTTGAAAGTCGATGCGGAGCGTTCCAGCAAGCTGCAGGACGACATCGTCGCTGCGCTGCTCAACCCGGCCGTGATCGAGCAGTTCAAGGTGGTTCGCAAGGTGCGCACCGACTACGTGACGACGCGCGCGCGCGCCTTCAAGATGAAGGCCGACGGCGACGTGGCAGGCGCCAAGGTAGTGTTCGACAAGGAAGTCGCGCCGATCACGGCAGCCTACCTGGCCGAAGTGAAACGCTTTGCCCAGATGCAGATCAAGGCAGCCGACGGCGTCGGCGCCAGCATCATCGAAGCCTACAGCGGCACCCGCATCTTCCTGATCACCATGGGCGTGCTGGCCGTGCTGATGGGCATCGGTTTCGCGTGGTGGATCACGCGCTCGATTACCGGCCCCATCCGTGCCGCCGTGAAAGTGGCGGAAACCGTGGCAGCAGGCGACCTGAGCAGCGTCATCACGGCGCAAGGCCGCGATGAAACGGGCCAGCTGATGCATGCCCTGAAAACCATGAACGATAGCCTCGTCGGCATCGTCGGCCAGGTGCGCAGCGGCACCGACACCATCGCCACGGCCTCCGCGGAAATCGCCGCCGGCAACCAGGACCTGTCGTCGCGCACGGAACAGCAAGCCAGTTCGCTGGAAGAAACAGCCTCGTCGATGGAAGAACTGACCTCGACCGTGAAACAGAACGCGGACAACGCGCGCCAGGCCAATAAACTGGCCGGTGACGCGGCCGGCATCGCCAGCCGCGGCGGCGCCGTGGTCGCCGAAGTGGTGGCCACCATGGGCGAGATCAATACCTCGTCGAAGAAAATCGTCGACATCATTTCCGTCATCGACGGCATCGCCTTCCAGACCAACATCCTGGCCCTGAACGCGGCCGTGGAAGCGGCGCGCGCCGGCGAACAGGGTCGCGGCTTTGCCGTCGTGGCCACGGAAGTGCGCAACCTGGCGCAGCGCTCTGCCGCAGCGGCAAAAGAGATCAAGGGCTTGATCGACGACTCCGTGCAAAAGGTCGACGTGGGCACGGACCTGGTCGACAAGGCCGGCAAGACGATGGAAGAAATCGTGCAAAGCATCGGCTTCGTCACCTCCATCATGAGCGAGATCAGCAACGCCAGCGAAGAGCAAAGCGCGGGCATCGAGCAAGTCAACCAGGCCATTTCCGAAATGGACCAGGTGACCCAGCAAAATGCGGCCCTGGTGGAAGAAGCCTCGGCAGCGGCCGAAGCGATGCAGGAACAGGCGAGCGAACTGGCGCAGGTAGTCAGCGTCTTCCGCCTCGATGCCAACGCGGCGGCCACCGACCGTTTCAGCGTGAAAGCGGCGCAACGCAGCGCCCCGGCAGCACCGGCCACGCCAGCCCGCAAGGCTTCGGCCCCTGCCCTGCGCCTGCCCGTGACGCGCGCCAGCAGCAAGGCCACGGCGCCGGCAGAAGGCGAGTGGGAAGAGTTTTAA
- a CDS encoding TonB-dependent siderophore receptor → MQQQRKPGCKPITIAVLGALTLGATPLAAWAQESLPAVTVTASKDKDGYVAATSASGTKTEMALRDVPQTINVVPAAVIRDQNAMSIQDIMKNIPGVGLSTGDGQRDQVFIRGFTAIGDQFVDGFRDDALYFRDLSNVERLEVIKGPAAVLYGRGSSGGLVNRITKKPGVDITDVALSLSNTAGRRGEVDVGRVGETVDWRVTGARELSDSYRDQQFINRTALAPSVAIRLSSATKLLLQGDYLEDRRLTDFGIPSYQGRPVAVDAGTYYGAANARDADFSQSRVVSTAATLTHKFSDTLSLRNAFRYYDYHLDRNNTNISGNVNEVKGTMSLGHAKLNRDESGWFNQTELTQKLVTGTLRHEVLYGAEFGKQDKDASSWASTVVATNVSIFNPVLPQVNRSKLGARSDTFGTYDTAAAYVQDAISFSDEWKALAGLRYDRYKQQSRLANAAGLTTADLSRTDSAYSPRAGLVWQPSAAQSYYASWSRSFQPSGENFALAANNADLAPETTRNTEVGAKYDLWGGRANATVSLFRLERDNIKTSDPITNRIVPVGTQRTDGLELTFNADLHDGWKMMAGYAYLDATITDSIAVDRSVNAPGTTTASAVAIKGKRATLTARNTANLWLTKDLGHGFTVGGGANAVGSRFANPGNTVVLPGYVTADAMAAYRTGRYEVQLNVNNIGDTRYIVSGHGSSPNLSLPGAPRNVALTLRYSL, encoded by the coding sequence ATGCAGCAACAGCGCAAGCCAGGATGTAAACCGATCACCATCGCCGTACTGGGCGCCTTGACCTTGGGCGCTACGCCACTGGCGGCGTGGGCGCAGGAAAGCTTGCCTGCCGTCACCGTCACGGCATCGAAGGACAAGGATGGCTATGTCGCCGCCACCTCCGCCAGCGGCACCAAGACGGAAATGGCCTTGCGCGACGTGCCGCAGACGATCAACGTGGTGCCGGCCGCCGTCATCCGCGACCAGAACGCCATGTCGATCCAGGACATCATGAAGAATATCCCTGGCGTGGGCCTGTCCACGGGCGACGGCCAGCGCGACCAGGTATTCATCCGCGGCTTCACGGCCATCGGCGACCAGTTTGTCGACGGCTTCCGCGATGACGCCCTGTATTTCCGCGACCTGTCGAACGTGGAGCGCCTGGAAGTGATCAAGGGGCCGGCCGCCGTGCTGTACGGCCGCGGTTCTTCGGGCGGCCTGGTGAACCGCATCACCAAAAAACCGGGCGTGGATATCACGGACGTGGCCCTGAGCCTGAGCAACACGGCAGGGCGCCGCGGCGAAGTCGACGTGGGCCGGGTCGGCGAGACGGTGGATTGGCGCGTTACGGGCGCGCGCGAATTGTCGGACAGCTACCGCGACCAGCAATTCATCAACCGCACGGCGCTGGCCCCTAGCGTGGCGATCCGCCTCTCAAGCGCCACCAAATTGCTGCTGCAGGGCGATTACCTGGAAGACCGCCGCCTGACGGACTTCGGCATTCCGTCCTACCAGGGCCGTCCCGTGGCCGTCGATGCGGGCACCTATTATGGCGCCGCCAATGCCCGCGATGCCGACTTCAGCCAGTCGCGCGTGGTGTCCACGGCCGCCACCCTGACGCACAAGTTCAGCGATACCTTGTCGCTGCGCAATGCCTTCCGCTATTACGACTATCACCTGGACCGCAACAACACGAATATTTCCGGCAACGTCAATGAAGTCAAGGGCACGATGAGCCTGGGCCACGCCAAGCTGAACCGCGACGAAAGCGGCTGGTTCAACCAGACGGAACTGACGCAAAAACTGGTCACGGGCACCTTGCGCCACGAAGTGCTATATGGCGCCGAGTTCGGCAAGCAAGACAAGGATGCGTCGAGCTGGGCTTCGACCGTGGTGGCGACGAATGTATCGATCTTCAATCCCGTGCTGCCGCAGGTCAACCGCAGCAAGCTGGGCGCACGCAGCGATACTTTCGGCACCTACGACACGGCCGCCGCCTACGTGCAGGACGCCATCAGTTTCAGCGACGAGTGGAAGGCGCTGGCCGGCCTGCGCTACGACCGCTACAAGCAGCAGTCGCGCCTGGCCAATGCGGCCGGCCTGACGACGGCCGACCTGTCGCGCACGGATTCGGCTTACAGTCCCCGTGCCGGCCTCGTCTGGCAACCGAGCGCGGCGCAGTCGTACTACGCCTCGTGGAGCCGCTCGTTCCAGCCGAGCGGCGAGAACTTCGCCCTGGCCGCCAACAATGCCGACCTGGCGCCGGAAACCACGCGCAACACGGAAGTGGGCGCCAAGTATGACCTGTGGGGCGGCCGCGCCAACGCCACCGTGTCGCTGTTCCGCCTGGAGCGCGACAATATCAAGACCAGCGACCCGATCACGAACCGCATCGTGCCCGTCGGCACGCAGCGCACGGACGGCCTGGAGCTGACCTTCAATGCGGATCTGCACGATGGCTGGAAAATGATGGCCGGCTACGCCTACCTGGACGCCACCATCACCGATTCCATCGCCGTCGACCGCAGCGTGAATGCGCCCGGCACGACGACGGCCAGTGCCGTCGCCATCAAGGGCAAGCGCGCTACCCTGACGGCGCGCAACACGGCCAACCTGTGGCTGACGAAAGACCTGGGCCACGGCTTCACGGTGGGTGGCGGCGCGAACGCCGTCGGCAGCCGCTTCGCCAATCCGGGCAACACGGTGGTGCTGCCAGGCTACGTGACGGCCGACGCCATGGCCGCGTACCGCACGGGTCGCTATGAAGTGCAGCTGAACGTCAACAATATCGGCGACACGCGCTACATCGTCTCGGGCCACGGTTCCAGCCCGAACCTGAGCTTGCCGGGCGCGCCGCGCAATGTGGCGCTGACCTTGCGCTATAGCCTGTAA
- the fdnG gene encoding formate dehydrogenase-N subunit alpha, translated as MVQMSRRQFLRVTGATIAGSSLALLGFAPGQAMAEVRQYKLSRTTETRNTCPYCSVGCGVLLYGLGDGAKNAVSSIIHVEGDADHPVNRGTLCPKGASLVDFIHSPNRLKVPEYRAPGGTEWQAISWDVALDKIARLMKDDRDANLIEKNADGKTVNRWLSTGMLAASAGSNEVGYLTHKTVRSMGMLTFDNQARVUHGPTVAGLAPTFGRGAMTNHWVDIKNADVILVMGGNAAEAHPCGFKWVTEAKAHNKAKLIVVDPRFTRTASVADYYCATRTGTDIVFLGAIINYLLTNDKIQHEYVRNYTDMPFIVREDYAFEDGLFSGFDKEKGKYTNKATWDYEIGDDGYAKVDPTLEHPRCVYQMMKKHYARYTTEMVERTCGVSADKFHKVAEALASTAVPGRAGTILYALGWTHHSTGAQTIRTGAMVQLLLGNMGIAGGGMNALRGHSNIQGLTDLGLMSNLLPGYMTLPNEGEQDFDAYIDARATKPLRPNQLSYWSNYRKFHVSFMKTWWGDFATAENNYAFDYLPKLDKPYDLMQAIENMHQGKMTGYICQGFNVLASAPNKQKVTEALSKLKFLVIMDPLAVETGEFWKPHGQYHEVDPAKIMTEVFRLPTSCFAEERGSLVSSSRVLQWHWQAAEPPGQARSDLEIMSGLFLRMRSMYKKEGGKFPDPILNLTWNYAQPHNPQPEEIAREFNGRALADLYDPKDPTKLLVKKGEQLASFAQLRDDGTTTSGCWIFAGSWTQAGNQMGRRDNSDPTGIGQTLGWAWAWPANRRVLYNRASCDLKGKAFDPTRKLIEWNGTNWSGADIPDFKVDEPPENGMGPFIMLGEGVARFFARGAMAEGPFPEHYEPFENPLGYNPMHPKNPQATSNPAARVFADDRKMFGTHEEYPHVATSYRLTEHFHYWTKHARLNAIIQPQQFVEIGEELAKSIGVVAGGEVRVSSKRGHIIAKAVVTKRIKALMIEGKQVHTVGLPLHWGFTGVAKPGYLINTLTPGVGDANSQTPEFKSFLVKVEKA; from the coding sequence ATGGTTCAGATGTCCAGGCGCCAGTTCCTTCGGGTAACTGGCGCGACCATTGCTGGTTCCAGCCTCGCCCTGCTCGGTTTCGCACCGGGCCAGGCGATGGCGGAAGTGCGGCAATACAAGCTGTCTCGCACGACCGAGACACGCAATACCTGTCCTTACTGTTCGGTAGGATGCGGCGTCCTGCTGTATGGACTGGGTGACGGCGCGAAAAATGCCGTCTCCAGCATCATCCACGTGGAAGGCGATGCCGATCACCCGGTGAACCGCGGCACCCTGTGCCCGAAAGGCGCCAGCCTGGTGGACTTCATCCACAGCCCGAACCGCCTGAAAGTGCCCGAATACCGTGCGCCCGGCGGCACGGAATGGCAAGCGATCTCCTGGGATGTGGCGCTCGACAAGATCGCGCGCCTGATGAAGGATGACCGCGATGCCAACCTGATCGAAAAGAATGCCGACGGCAAGACCGTCAACCGCTGGCTCTCCACCGGCATGCTGGCCGCGTCCGCCGGCAGCAACGAGGTCGGTTACCTGACCCACAAGACAGTGCGCAGCATGGGGATGCTGACCTTTGATAATCAGGCGCGTGTATGACACGGACCGACGGTGGCAGGTCTTGCCCCGACGTTTGGCCGTGGCGCGATGACGAATCATTGGGTCGATATCAAGAATGCCGACGTGATTTTGGTCATGGGCGGCAATGCAGCAGAAGCACATCCTTGCGGATTCAAATGGGTAACGGAAGCGAAGGCGCATAACAAGGCCAAGCTGATCGTTGTCGATCCGCGTTTTACCCGTACCGCATCCGTGGCAGATTACTACTGCGCCACGCGTACCGGCACGGACATCGTCTTCCTCGGCGCGATCATCAATTATCTGCTGACGAACGACAAGATCCAGCATGAGTACGTGCGCAACTACACGGACATGCCCTTCATCGTGCGCGAAGACTATGCGTTCGAGGATGGCCTGTTCTCGGGTTTCGACAAGGAAAAAGGCAAGTACACCAACAAGGCCACCTGGGATTACGAGATCGGCGACGATGGCTACGCCAAGGTCGACCCGACCCTGGAACACCCGCGCTGCGTCTACCAGATGATGAAGAAGCACTACGCGCGCTACACGACCGAGATGGTCGAACGTACGTGCGGCGTGTCGGCCGACAAGTTCCACAAGGTGGCGGAAGCCCTGGCTTCGACCGCCGTGCCGGGACGCGCCGGCACCATCCTGTACGCGCTGGGTTGGACGCACCACTCGACGGGCGCGCAAACCATCCGCACGGGCGCCATGGTGCAACTGTTGCTGGGCAATATGGGCATCGCCGGCGGCGGCATGAACGCCTTGCGCGGCCACTCGAACATCCAGGGCTTGACCGATCTGGGCCTGATGTCGAACCTGTTGCCAGGTTACATGACCTTGCCCAACGAGGGCGAGCAGGATTTCGATGCGTATATCGACGCGCGCGCCACCAAGCCGCTGCGGCCGAACCAGCTCAGCTACTGGAGCAATTACCGCAAATTCCACGTCAGCTTCATGAAGACGTGGTGGGGTGATTTCGCCACGGCCGAGAACAACTACGCCTTCGACTACTTGCCAAAACTCGACAAGCCGTATGACTTGATGCAAGCCATCGAGAACATGCACCAAGGCAAGATGACGGGCTATATCTGCCAGGGCTTCAATGTGCTGGCCTCCGCGCCGAACAAGCAGAAGGTCACGGAAGCGCTGTCGAAGCTGAAGTTCCTCGTCATCATGGATCCGCTTGCCGTGGAAACGGGCGAATTCTGGAAGCCGCACGGGCAGTACCACGAAGTCGATCCCGCCAAGATCATGACGGAAGTGTTCCGCCTGCCGACGAGCTGCTTCGCCGAAGAGCGCGGTTCGCTGGTCAGTTCTTCGCGCGTCTTGCAGTGGCACTGGCAGGCGGCTGAACCGCCGGGCCAGGCGCGCAGCGACCTGGAGATCATGTCGGGCCTGTTCCTGCGCATGCGTAGCATGTACAAGAAAGAGGGCGGCAAGTTCCCCGATCCGATTCTCAACCTGACGTGGAATTATGCGCAGCCGCATAACCCGCAGCCGGAAGAAATCGCCCGCGAATTCAACGGCCGTGCGCTGGCCGACTTGTACGATCCGAAAGATCCGACCAAGCTGCTGGTGAAGAAGGGCGAGCAGTTGGCTTCGTTTGCGCAATTGCGCGACGATGGCACGACCACCAGCGGTTGCTGGATCTTCGCCGGCAGCTGGACGCAGGCGGGCAACCAGATGGGACGGCGCGACAATAGCGACCCGACCGGCATCGGCCAGACTTTGGGCTGGGCCTGGGCGTGGCCGGCGAACCGCCGCGTGCTGTACAACCGCGCCTCGTGCGACTTGAAGGGCAAGGCCTTCGATCCGACCCGCAAGCTGATCGAATGGAATGGCACGAACTGGAGCGGGGCCGACATTCCCGACTTCAAGGTCGACGAACCGCCGGAAAACGGCATGGGTCCGTTCATCATGCTGGGCGAGGGTGTGGCGCGCTTCTTTGCGCGTGGCGCCATGGCCGAAGGACCGTTCCCCGAGCATTACGAGCCGTTCGAAAATCCGCTGGGCTACAACCCCATGCATCCGAAAAACCCGCAGGCGACCAGCAATCCGGCCGCGCGCGTGTTCGCCGATGACCGGAAGATGTTTGGCACGCATGAGGAATATCCGCATGTAGCCACCAGCTACCGCCTGACCGAGCATTTCCATTACTGGACCAAGCATGCGCGCCTGAACGCCATCATCCAGCCGCAGCAATTCGTCGAAATCGGCGAAGAGCTGGCCAAGAGCATCGGCGTCGTTGCGGGTGGTGAAGTGCGCGTCAGTTCCAAGCGGGGTCACATCATCGCCAAGGCCGTCGTCACCAAGCGCATCAAGGCGTTGATGATCGAGGGCAAGCAGGTGCATACCGTGGGCCTGCCGCTGCACTGGGGCTTTACGGGCGTGGCCAAGCCGGGGTATCTGATCAATACCCTGACACCGGGCGTGGGGGATGCGAATTCGCAAACGCCGGAATTCAAGTCCTTCCTCGTGAAGGTGGAAAAAGCATGA
- the fdxH gene encoding formate dehydrogenase subunit beta, whose protein sequence is MALQSLDIRRLSATTVTPPQARSPVTGTVAKLIDVSKCIGCKACQTACMEWNDLRDEVGENHGTYDNPTDLTPQSWTVMRFAEHENNDGNLEWLIRKDGCMHCEDPGCLKACPAPGAIVQYTNGIVDFHQENCIGCGYCIAGCPFDVPRISKKDDRAYKCTLCSDRVAVGQEPACVKTCPTGAIVFGTKEDMKVHAEERIVDLKSRGFENAGLYDPLGVGGTHVMYVLHHADKPKLYSNLPERPRISPMVGFWKGWSKPLAVAGMAATALAGFFHYTRVGPNEVSKDEEHEALEEAKRIREEQHEPL, encoded by the coding sequence ATGGCACTGCAATCCTTAGATATCCGGCGCCTGTCGGCTACCACGGTGACGCCGCCGCAAGCGCGCAGCCCGGTGACGGGCACCGTGGCCAAGCTGATCGATGTGTCGAAATGCATCGGCTGCAAGGCTTGCCAGACGGCGTGCATGGAATGGAACGACTTGCGCGATGAAGTCGGCGAAAACCATGGCACCTATGACAATCCGACGGACTTGACGCCGCAATCGTGGACGGTGATGCGTTTTGCCGAACACGAAAACAACGACGGCAACCTCGAGTGGCTGATCCGCAAGGATGGCTGCATGCACTGCGAGGACCCGGGCTGCCTGAAGGCCTGTCCGGCGCCGGGCGCCATCGTGCAGTACACGAACGGCATCGTCGATTTCCACCAGGAAAACTGCATCGGCTGCGGCTACTGTATCGCCGGCTGTCCTTTCGACGTGCCCCGCATTTCGAAAAAGGACGACCGCGCCTACAAGTGCACGCTCTGTTCGGACCGCGTCGCCGTGGGCCAGGAACCGGCCTGCGTGAAAACCTGTCCGACGGGCGCCATCGTCTTCGGCACCAAGGAAGACATGAAGGTGCATGCGGAAGAGCGCATCGTCGACCTGAAGTCGCGCGGTTTCGAAAACGCTGGCCTGTACGATCCGCTGGGCGTGGGCGGCACGCACGTGATGTACGTGCTGCACCATGCCGACAAGCCGAAGCTGTATTCGAACTTGCCGGAACGCCCGCGTATCAGCCCGATGGTGGGCTTCTGGAAGGGCTGGTCCAAGCCGCTGGCCGTGGCCGGCATGGCTGCCACGGCCCTGGCAGGCTTCTTCCATTACACGCGTGTCGGTCCGAACGAGGTGAGCAAGGATGAAGAGCACGAAGCGCTGGAAGAGGCCAAGCGCATCCGGGAGGAACAGCATGAGCCACTTTGA
- a CDS encoding formate dehydrogenase subunit gamma — MSHFEHHDGKLRDKEGNPLIQRYNPNERTNHWVTAITFVMLALSGLAMFHPSMAWLANLFGGGQWTRILHPFAGLVMFVSFAILVVRFWHHNKFEDGDKQWLKQMDDVLNNREEKLPKIGKYNAGQKILFFVLLACMVGLLLSGIVIWRAYFAFYFPIPLIRAAALLHAVCAFGIICAIIVHIYAALWVKGSIGAMVRGTVTYGWARKHHPKWFESVIRNSKD; from the coding sequence ATGAGCCACTTTGAACATCATGATGGCAAGCTGCGCGACAAGGAGGGCAACCCGCTGATCCAGCGCTACAACCCGAACGAGCGCACGAATCACTGGGTCACCGCCATCACCTTCGTCATGCTGGCCCTATCCGGCCTGGCCATGTTCCATCCGTCGATGGCGTGGCTGGCGAATCTGTTCGGCGGCGGGCAATGGACGCGCATCCTGCATCCGTTTGCCGGCCTCGTGATGTTCGTCTCGTTCGCGATCCTGGTGGTGCGCTTCTGGCACCACAACAAGTTCGAAGACGGCGACAAGCAGTGGCTGAAACAGATGGACGACGTGCTCAACAACCGCGAAGAGAAGCTTCCGAAGATCGGCAAATACAATGCCGGCCAGAAGATCCTGTTCTTCGTGCTGCTCGCTTGCATGGTGGGCTTGCTGCTGTCTGGCATCGTGATCTGGCGCGCGTACTTCGCGTTCTATTTCCCGATTCCCCTCATCCGCGCGGCCGCCTTGCTGCATGCCGTGTGCGCGTTCGGCATCATCTGCGCCATCATCGTGCACATTTATGCGGCCCTGTGGGTCAAGGGCTCGATCGGCGCCATGGTGCGCGGCACCGTCACTTACGGCTGGGCGCGCAAGCACCACCCGAAGTGGTTTGAATCGGTGATTCGCAACAGCAAGGATTAA